The Benincasa hispida cultivar B227 chromosome 9, ASM972705v1, whole genome shotgun sequence genome has a segment encoding these proteins:
- the LOC120086593 gene encoding uncharacterized protein LOC120086593 produces MKRKWEDLQGENFNSPTDNIELHLETPLPLEWQRCLDIQSGEIHFYNTKTQKRTSMDPRRKFESFTPNRSHGSEALSLDLELNLNCQSKKKSHNDGVMGGSLMKQANYGSSPWLRFEREQQEMVARVCMQCHLLVMLLKSSPTCPNCKFIHPITDHLQNNTPTTTTFFLPNSLPTENNNQTQSLKSFFPNPIQNKV; encoded by the exons atgaagagaaaatgggaagaCCTACAAGGAGAAAACTTCAATTCTCCTACGGATAATATTGAGCTCCATCTTGAGACTCCATTACCTTTGGAGTGGCAACGATGTCTGGATATTCAG TCAGGAGAGATACATTTCTATAACACAAAGACTCAGAAAAGAACCTCTATGGACCCAAGAAGAAAATTTGAGAGTTTTACTCCTAATAGAAGCCATGGAAGTGAGGCCTTGAGCTTGGACCTTGAGCTCAATCTAAATTGCCAATCAAAGAAGAAGAGCCATAATGATGGGGTTATGGGTGGAAGTTTGATGAAACAAGCAAATTATGGGAGTTCTCCATGGCTAAGATTTGAAAGAGAGCAACAAGAAATGGTTGCAAGAGTTTGCATGCAATGTCACTTATTGGTTATGCTTTTGAAGTCTTCACCCACATGCCCAAATTGCAAATTCATACACCCAATAACAGATCACCTCCAAAATAACACTCCAACTACTACAACCTTCTTTTTACCTAATTCTCTCCCTACTGAGAATAATAATCAAACCCAGTCCTTAAAGAGTTTCTTCCCAAATCCTATTCAAAATAAagtttag